The region AAATTCATCATCGGCCCAGCAAACAGTTGCATTGCCCGTTTACCAACACTCTTGGATGCAAACTGCCGATCATATGGGGCGATTTGTGTCGCTTTTTCATCAACAACCATCAACGCTTTTTCATCAACAGCAAACTGCAATTGATGATCTTCATCGTCAAGTTCGTAGCCTTTAATCACTAACTCATGATCGAGATCCGCATGTTCCACCTCAATCACGCGCGCGTTTGGATGTTTGGACTTGTTATTAACGATAATTTTGTTTACTTTACCGGCATCATTAAACTCCAGACCAATATGATGACCTGGCTTAAGTTCAACCATTTCCGGATCGTCACCGGCAACCCGGACGTATCCGCCAATAGGAAGCAGACGGATTGTATAGACTGTTTCATTCCTCGTAAAGTCAAATATCTTTGGTCCAAAACCAATGGCAAATTCCCGTGCTAACATTCCCGCACGTTTGGCAAAAATCAAATGACCAAATTCGTGAATGAATACAAGTAAGCCAAACATGATTATAAACGCAATAACTGTCGTCAAATGAGGCACCTTCCTTTATATAAGTGAAGCGTCGTTTTAGAGGATGTTCAAAAAGTCCAGTAAAAATGACGCTTCGAATTTCTTCGTTGGCTTGCTTTTCCGCTCCTCATGTACCTTTTATGTACACTCCGGAGCTCAAAGCTACGCCGCCTAGAACTTCTCGGTCCTTTTTATCCTCCTTTTGAACACGCCTTTTTAGTTATTCACTGTCATTATTCTACTCTGTTCATACCGCCAATTCAAATCATCTAATGCTTATATGAATCCGAGCAAGTACAAGATGGGCAGAACAAACAATAAACTATCCAGCCTGTCTAAAATTCCGCCATGACCCGGCAGGATATTACCCGAGTCTTTTACATCATAATGGCGTTTGTAGGCAGATTCAACCAGATCACCAATTTGTCCAAAAACAGACACGAGGATCGTAATCCCAATCATGGCGATCATCGCAAACGGGAACGGATGAGCCAGTTGAAAAATGATCCCGACAATACAGGCAAGAACAATTCCACCGACAGCCCCTTCGATCGTTTTGTTAGGACTGATTTTCGGCCACAATTTATGCTTTCCCAATGCCCGGCCAACAAAATAGGCCCCTGTATCCGTCGCCCAAATGACAAACAATACGTAAAAGATGTAATCCAGACCATTTTCTCTGGCAGCGATCAGGAAGTAAAAACCCATACCTACATAAATGGCTGTCAGTACGACAAACGCAGCATCATCAAAATTAAACTTATTCTTCACCAATACAATATATGTTAATAATAGTATAACAAAAATTATGGTCAACGCATGTTTTGTCAAGCCAATTAATCCCGTTTCTCCGATAATAAAGTCTGCCAATACTGCCCAAACATAAAGAACAGCGAGAATAGCCGGAATAAGTTTTTTCTCCATTTTTCGCATCTTAACCAGTTCTGCTATACCAATGGCAGCCAATAAATAGACCAAAAAGGTGAATGGCAGTTTACCATATAAGACAAAGGGCACAAATATAATTAATGCAACTATCGCTGTCAAAATTCGTTGTTTCATTTTCGTCTCAACACCTATATACCTCCATAGCGTCGTTTGCGCTGCTGATAGTCATGGAGAGCCTTTCGAAATATTTCCTCATTGAAGTCGGGCCAAAGCACATCTGTAAACCAGAACTCGGAATAGGCAACTTGCCAAAGCAGAAAATTACTCAGCCGTTGTTCACCACTTGTACGAATTAATAAATCAGGATCGGTTAAACCGTTTGTGTATAGATAATCGGAAAAGATCTGTTCGTCCAGGGAATCAATCGATATCTTCTTATCGTCAATATCTGTCATAATGTCCTTAATTGCCCGCATAATTTCATTTCTGCTACCATAGTTTAAAGCAAAATTTAATAATAATCCATTATTGTTACACGTTTTCTTTTTGGCATATTGAATAGCTTTTTTTGTATGATCAGGAAGTCCATCAAAATTACCAATCGTTTCAATTCTTACGTTATTTTCCATCAACTCGGGTAAATAAATATGTAAAAATTCCTTTGGCAGTTTCATTAAAAAGTCGACTTCTGATTTTGGGCGTTTCCAGTTTTCTGTTGAGAATGCATATAATGTCAAAATTTCTACCTTACATGCGCTGGCAACTTTAACGATTTCCTTTACGACATCCATCCCTTCTTTATGGCCAGCTATCCGGGGAAGCCCTCGTTTTTTTGCCCATCTTCCATTTCCGTCCATGATGATGGCAACATGTTTTGGTATATTTTCTTGTTCGGTCCTATATTGTTCATTTGCATCGTTTTGTTTACTTTTAAAAAAAGGAAGTTTCAATGACATTTTTTGTCCTCCGCGTATGTTGAATATCTTATACAATCCTTTCAAGAGGATGTTCAAAAAGTCCGGTAAAAATGAAACATCGCACAGTTGTCCCCCTTTTTGAACACGTTCTTCAACTATAATCAATAGAAGGAAAAAAGAATTATATGATTGTGCAGACGTTCAAAATGGTACTTTATGGTTGTTTATTTTATCGATGCATTCATTATATCACGAATTTGATTCGTATTGTTTAGAAACGGGGAACAGGACAGGTGAGACATTCCCTTCCAAAAAACAAAAACCCCCTTAAACAAGAGGGCAATGCTTCTTATTGGTTCAAAAAATCGATAGCCAATAATTGACTTAAACTTCCATGATCTCTTCTTCTTTCTTTTTCGCAAGCTGATCCAATTTAGCTATATGCTTGTCTGTTTCCTTTTGGACTTTATCTTGTTCTGCGCGCAGTTCATCTTCGGTTAGATCACCATTTTTTTCTGCTTTTTTTAATTGATCATTGGCATCACGACGAATGTTACGAACCTGCACACGGGCATCTTCCAAATACTTTCCAACTACTTTAACCAATTCCTTGCGTCGTTCTTCCGTAAGTGCCGGGATATTAATCCGGATAACTTGACCATCATTGGACGGAGACAGACCTAAATCAGCCTTTTGAATGGCTTTTTCCACATCGCCAACAGATGATTTATCAAATGGTGAAATCACCAGCAATCTAGCCTCTGGTGCGGAAATGGAAGCTAATTGGTTCAACGGTGTTGAAGCTCCATAATAATCGACATAAATACTATCTAACAAAGATGGATTGGCACGGCCGGCACGTACTGTAGCCAAACTTTTTGAAAAAGCCTGGACAGCCTGGACCATTTTCTCACGCATTTCCTTTAGAACATCATCTGACATCACTTATTTCCCCCTTATTGTTGTACCAATGGTTTCACCAAGAACAACCCTTTTTATGTTTCCTTCCTCAGTTATCGAGAATACAATTAATGGTATATCGTTATCCATACATAGCGAAGACGCAGTGGAATCCATTACTCCGAGTCCGGCATTTAACATTTCAAGATAGGAAAGAATTTCATATTTTTCGGCATCTTTATTTACTTTTGGGTCATCCGTATATACGCCATCGACATTATTTTTTGCCATTAAAATTACTTCTGCTTCAATCTCAGCCGCACGTAAAGCTGCTGTTGTATCCGTTGAAAAGTAAGGATTCCCGGTTCCCGCAGCAAAGATCACAACACGTTTTTTCTCCAAATGGCGAATTGCTTTACGCCGTATATAAGGCTCAGCAACCTGACGCATCTCGATCGATGTTTGCACACGAGTTGGTATGCCAATATTTTCTAAGCTGTCTTGAAGTGCAAGAGAATTCATAATCGTTGCCAGCATCCCCATATAGTCAGCAGTTGCACGATCCATGCCCATTTCACTGCCAACCTTGCCACGCCAGATGTTTCCACCGCCAACAACAACGGCGACTTCAACACCTAACTCGGCGACTTCTTTTACTTGTGATGCTATAGATTGGATTACTGCCGGTTCAATACCATAGCCTTGTTTGCCACTTAATGCTTCACCGCTTAATTTTAATACTACTCGACGGTAACGTGCTGTTGTCATAGTAACCTCCATAGAAATTAGTTTGCCGGATTTGCTTTAAAGAGGATGTTCAAAAAGTCCGGTAAAAATGACATGTCCCTGCAAAAGGGGTATGCCGACGCCTGAGCGCAAGCCCGTTTTTAGTCGGCCTTCGTTTGAAGAACTCGTTGGCTTGTTTTTCCGCTCCTCATGTACCTTTTATGTACACTCCGGTGCTCAAAGCTACGCCGCCTAGAACTTCTCGGTCCTTTTTATCCTCCTTTTTGAACACACACTTAAAGTTATGAGAAAGGGAACAACAGCTGTGTCCCCTTTTAAAACCAATTGCACTAGCCCATTGGTTATTTTTTGATTTGGCTCATAACTTCTTCAGCAAAGTTTTCTTCCCGTTTTTCCATTCCTTCGCCAACTTCATAACGAACAAAAGTTTTAACGGTTGCACCTTTATCGGCAACATATTTTCCCACTTTTTGGTCTGGATCTTTAACAAAATCTTGTTCCAGCAAGCAAATTTCCTGGAAGAACTTTCCTAAACGACCTTCTACCATTTTTTCTACAATTTTTTCTGGTTTTCCTTCGTTTAATGCTTGTGATTTCAATACTTCTCGTTCGTGATCGACATCTGCTTTTGCGACATCATCACGGGAAACATAACGAGGGCTGACAGCAGCAGCATGCATGGCAATATCTTTTGCCACTGTTTCATCGTTTGTACCTTCCAACAGGGTTAACACACCAATGCGTCCGCCCATATGAAGGTAAGCGCCAAACACATCGTTATCTGTTTTTTCCAGCAGTGTAAAACGGCGCAAAGAAATTTTTTCACCAATTTTTGCAATGGCCGAGTTAATGTAAGTTTCCACTGTGTCACCTTCGCCATGTAACTTTTGTTGTAATGCTTCCTCAACAGTTGCCGGTTTTGCTTCAACAATATGCTTTCCAAGTTCAGCTAGCAGCTGTTTAAACTGGTCGTTTTTTGTTACAAAGTCTGTTTCACAGTTCACTTCCAATAGAGCTGCTGTATTTCCATCCATTGCGATGTATGTCGAGCCTTCAACAGCAATACGGTCAGCTTTTTTGGCAGCTTTGGAAATCCCTTTTTCACGTAAATAGTCGATTGCTTTATCGATGTCACCATCAGTTTCCTGGAGTGCTTTTTTACAATCCATCATACCTGCACCCGTTTTTTCACGAAGTTCTTTAACCATTTTTGCAGAAATTGCCATGTTACATCCTCCTTATAACGTTATCTTCCTGAAATATTTCCTATTCTCTAAAAAAGGTGATAAAAGGCTTATCCTCTTATCACCTGTCCTTTTTAAAAAATTATTCCTCGATTGTGTCTGCAGTTTCTTCTACTTTTACGTTTTCTTCTGCTTCCACTTCGCCGATTTCTTCAACTTCTTCTCCTTGTTTTACTTCAAGGACAGCGTCAGCCATTTTTGACGTTAGCAGTTTAACTGCGCGGATTGCATCATCATTTGCCGGAATGACATGATCAATTTCATCCGGATCACAGTTCGTATCAACAATCCCGATGATCGGAATGTTCAATTTGTGCGCTTCAGCAATAGCAATTCGTTCTTTACGAGGGTCAATAACAAACATTGCATCTGGAAGCTTGTTCATTTCCTTAATACCGCCAAGGAATTTCACCAGACGGTCTTTTTCTTTCAACAGTCCAACTACTTCTTTTTTTGGAAGTACATCGAACGTTCCATCTTCTTCCATACGCTCAATATCTTTTAACCGGTTGATACGTTTACGGATTGTTTGGAAGTTGGTTAATGTACCACCTAACCAGCGTTGGTTAACATAGAACATGCCTGAAC is a window of Lentibacillus daqui DNA encoding:
- a CDS encoding phosphatidate cytidylyltransferase, with product MKQRILTAIVALIIFVPFVLYGKLPFTFLVYLLAAIGIAELVKMRKMEKKLIPAILAVLYVWAVLADFIIGETGLIGLTKHALTIIFVILLLTYIVLVKNKFNFDDAAFVVLTAIYVGMGFYFLIAARENGLDYIFYVLFVIWATDTGAYFVGRALGKHKLWPKISPNKTIEGAVGGIVLACIVGIIFQLAHPFPFAMIAMIGITILVSVFGQIGDLVESAYKRHYDVKDSGNILPGHGGILDRLDSLLFVLPILYLLGFI
- a CDS encoding isoprenyl transferase; the protein is MSLKLPFFKSKQNDANEQYRTEQENIPKHVAIIMDGNGRWAKKRGLPRIAGHKEGMDVVKEIVKVASACKVEILTLYAFSTENWKRPKSEVDFLMKLPKEFLHIYLPELMENNVRIETIGNFDGLPDHTKKAIQYAKKKTCNNNGLLLNFALNYGSRNEIMRAIKDIMTDIDDKKISIDSLDEQIFSDYLYTNGLTDPDLLIRTSGEQRLSNFLLWQVAYSEFWFTDVLWPDFNEEIFRKALHDYQQRKRRYGGI
- the frr gene encoding ribosome recycling factor, whose protein sequence is MSDDVLKEMREKMVQAVQAFSKSLATVRAGRANPSLLDSIYVDYYGASTPLNQLASISAPEARLLVISPFDKSSVGDVEKAIQKADLGLSPSNDGQVIRINIPALTEERRKELVKVVGKYLEDARVQVRNIRRDANDQLKKAEKNGDLTEDELRAEQDKVQKETDKHIAKLDQLAKKKEEEIMEV
- the pyrH gene encoding UMP kinase, whose translation is MTTARYRRVVLKLSGEALSGKQGYGIEPAVIQSIASQVKEVAELGVEVAVVVGGGNIWRGKVGSEMGMDRATADYMGMLATIMNSLALQDSLENIGIPTRVQTSIEMRQVAEPYIRRKAIRHLEKKRVVIFAAGTGNPYFSTDTTAALRAAEIEAEVILMAKNNVDGVYTDDPKVNKDAEKYEILSYLEMLNAGLGVMDSTASSLCMDNDIPLIVFSITEEGNIKRVVLGETIGTTIRGK
- the tsf gene encoding translation elongation factor Ts encodes the protein MAISAKMVKELREKTGAGMMDCKKALQETDGDIDKAIDYLREKGISKAAKKADRIAVEGSTYIAMDGNTAALLEVNCETDFVTKNDQFKQLLAELGKHIVEAKPATVEEALQQKLHGEGDTVETYINSAIAKIGEKISLRRFTLLEKTDNDVFGAYLHMGGRIGVLTLLEGTNDETVAKDIAMHAAAVSPRYVSRDDVAKADVDHEREVLKSQALNEGKPEKIVEKMVEGRLGKFFQEICLLEQDFVKDPDQKVGKYVADKGATVKTFVRYEVGEGMEKREENFAEEVMSQIKK
- the rpsB gene encoding 30S ribosomal protein S2 is translated as MSVISMKQLLEAGVHFGHQTRRWNPKMKKYIFTERNGIYIIDLQKTVKKVDEAYKYVKDLVADGGTILFVGTKKQAQDSVRDEATRSGMFYVNQRWLGGTLTNFQTIRKRINRLKDIERMEEDGTFDVLPKKEVVGLLKEKDRLVKFLGGIKEMNKLPDAMFVIDPRKERIAIAEAHKLNIPIIGIVDTNCDPDEIDHVIPANDDAIRAVKLLTSKMADAVLEVKQGEEVEEIGEVEAEENVKVEETADTIEE